A region of Streptomyces sp. TG1A-60 DNA encodes the following proteins:
- a CDS encoding pyridine nucleotide-disulfide oxidoreductase gives MLAARALAGLADRITVVERDTLPERPGPRRGLPQARHAHMLWSGGARAVEELLPGTTERLLTAGAHRQAVTTDMVVLSPQGWYRRWPVSHHNLLASRDLLDATVRTAVLADDRVELLECTEVLGLVGTGTAVTGVRVRHDDGTEHTLDAGLVVDATGRSSRAPRWLAELGLPEPEKREIDSGLAYASRVHRAPEGARRGFPVVAVQADSRQPGPGRSAFLVPIEDGQWIVMLSGTRGGEPSPDNDDFVRFAREELRHPVIGELLAAAEPLGDVAFTRSTANRRWFYERMSRWPENFTVVGDALAVYNPVYGHGMAIAAQSALVLREVIRRQGWGTPGLARRIQKALARPVGVAWDLATGQDVFYEGATETGPALRDRVVAAYVDRLLRTATGNGRIARRLTDVTSLERGPAALLTPGVLLAAAVGPLRPRLEGAPLTAEERKAAGI, from the coding sequence ATGCTCGCGGCCCGTGCCCTGGCCGGTCTCGCGGACCGGATCACCGTCGTCGAGCGGGACACGCTGCCCGAGCGGCCCGGTCCGCGCCGTGGTCTGCCGCAGGCCCGTCACGCCCACATGCTGTGGTCCGGCGGGGCCCGGGCGGTGGAGGAGCTGCTGCCGGGCACCACCGAGCGGCTGCTGACGGCCGGGGCGCACCGCCAGGCGGTCACCACGGACATGGTGGTCCTGTCGCCCCAGGGCTGGTACCGGCGCTGGCCCGTGTCCCACCACAACCTCCTGGCCAGTCGGGACCTGCTGGACGCGACCGTCCGTACGGCGGTCCTGGCCGACGACCGGGTGGAGCTGCTGGAGTGCACCGAGGTGCTGGGGCTCGTCGGCACCGGGACCGCCGTGACCGGGGTCCGGGTCCGCCACGACGACGGCACCGAGCACACGCTGGACGCCGGTCTCGTCGTCGACGCCACCGGCCGTTCCTCCCGTGCGCCCCGGTGGCTCGCGGAACTCGGGCTGCCCGAACCGGAGAAGCGGGAGATCGACTCCGGTCTCGCGTACGCCAGCCGGGTCCACCGGGCGCCCGAGGGGGCCCGGCGGGGCTTCCCGGTCGTCGCCGTGCAGGCCGACTCGCGGCAGCCCGGGCCCGGCCGTTCGGCGTTCCTGGTGCCCATCGAGGACGGACAGTGGATCGTCATGCTGTCCGGGACGCGAGGCGGCGAGCCCTCCCCCGACAACGACGACTTCGTTCGGTTCGCCCGGGAGGAGCTGCGGCACCCGGTGATCGGTGAACTGCTCGCCGCCGCCGAGCCGTTGGGCGACGTGGCGTTCACCCGGTCCACCGCCAACCGCCGCTGGTTCTACGAGCGGATGTCCCGCTGGCCGGAGAACTTCACCGTCGTCGGCGACGCGCTCGCCGTGTACAACCCGGTCTACGGGCACGGCATGGCGATCGCCGCCCAAAGCGCCCTCGTGCTCCGGGAGGTGATCCGGCGTCAGGGATGGGGCACTCCGGGTCTGGCCCGGCGGATCCAGAAGGCGCTGGCCCGTCCGGTGGGCGTGGCCTGGGACCTCGCCACCGGTCAGGACGTGTTCTACGAGGGGGCGACGGAGACCGGCCCCGCCCTGCGCGACCGGGTGGTGGCCGCGTACGTCGACCGGTTGCTCCGCACCGCCACCGGCAACGGCCGCATCGCCCGCCGCCTGACCGACGTGACCTCCCTGGAGCGCGGCCCTGCGGCGCTGCTCACCCCGGGCGTCCTGCTCGCGGCGGCCGTCGGCCCCCTCCGGCCGAGACTGGAGGGGGCACCTCTGACAGCGGAGGAGCGGAAGGCCGCCGGGATCTGA
- a CDS encoding ATP-binding protein codes for MPGPIDTHREEAAVTPGGETDGEAGTVGGPGGDAPGIATETLLLKRHFTGENLPQVRAQVEDTAAAAGLGGVRLGEFTLAVSEIAANAVEHAGGQGRLELRRLPDELECRVTDDGPGFVPAIPELLPGLTEGCRGRGLWLADLVTDRLTVTTDRRGAGAEVTLAVRLE; via the coding sequence GTGCCCGGACCCATCGACACCCATCGAGAGGAGGCGGCCGTGACGCCGGGTGGGGAGACGGACGGCGAAGCCGGAACGGTCGGCGGTCCGGGCGGGGACGCCCCCGGCATCGCCACCGAGACGCTCTTGCTGAAACGGCACTTCACCGGCGAGAACCTCCCCCAGGTGCGCGCCCAGGTCGAGGACACGGCCGCCGCGGCGGGCCTCGGCGGGGTACGGCTCGGCGAGTTCACCCTCGCCGTCAGCGAGATCGCCGCCAACGCGGTGGAGCACGCCGGCGGCCAGGGCCGGCTGGAACTCCGCCGCCTCCCGGACGAACTGGAGTGCCGCGTCACCGACGACGGCCCCGGCTTCGTCCCAGCCATCCCCGAACTCCTCCCCGGCCTCACCGAGGGCTGCCGCGGCCGAGGCCTCTGGCTCGCCGATCTGGTCACCGACCGCCTGACCGTCACCACGGACAGGCGCGGAGCGGGCGCCGAGGTGACGTTGGCTGTGCGGCTGGAATGA
- a CDS encoding MAB_1171c family putative transporter, which produces MRGTTAVPATTTGAVSPADFFGDLYISFWIPSAVLTAALVIKLPSIVKLWRDTLLRAVGGLLLLACAVFVFAVPSVIAWTNRVVGVPNVAAPWVYSLITAFCASCLLLIVAWRDGPADRSPATRRTMRRVVTVYAAVIVVLWVLFALADVPRERLRDLDTYYATTPFMREEILLYLVAHTAACLVTYRLIRNWVRADGLDLWLRGGLRALSIGCALNLVFDAAKLTAVVARWTGRDLDWLSTHVAPPVVAVAAIFIAVGFILPHGGQYLHDRWRVRRSHLRLRPLYRLTRAVDDSRVPFALRATPELRLTRRETFIRDALLRLTRHLDEDLRRRAYDAALGLGHEPGRAKVLAAAVMIQDAVAARQRSPDSGTPARLTAGPLVFPDRSASPDRSAFPELAVSRVPLDLLQDIEAVSLVLRQPVEIEAVRALAVASPTESGVPAHE; this is translated from the coding sequence ATGAGGGGGACGACGGCCGTGCCCGCGACGACGACCGGGGCCGTGAGTCCCGCCGACTTCTTCGGCGACCTGTACATCTCGTTCTGGATCCCGTCGGCCGTGCTGACCGCCGCCCTGGTGATCAAACTGCCGAGCATCGTGAAGCTGTGGCGGGACACGCTGCTGCGGGCGGTCGGCGGGCTGCTGCTCCTCGCCTGCGCCGTGTTCGTCTTCGCGGTGCCGTCGGTCATCGCGTGGACCAACCGGGTCGTGGGCGTGCCGAACGTCGCCGCACCCTGGGTGTACTCCCTGATCACCGCGTTCTGCGCGTCGTGTCTGCTGCTGATCGTCGCCTGGCGCGACGGCCCGGCCGACCGCTCGCCGGCGACCCGCCGGACCATGCGCCGGGTCGTCACCGTGTACGCGGCGGTGATCGTCGTCCTGTGGGTGCTGTTCGCGCTGGCGGACGTCCCCCGCGAGCGGCTGCGCGACCTGGACACGTACTACGCCACCACGCCCTTCATGCGCGAGGAGATCCTGCTCTACCTCGTCGCTCACACGGCGGCCTGTCTGGTCACCTACCGGCTGATCCGCAACTGGGTCCGCGCGGACGGCCTCGACCTGTGGCTGCGCGGCGGTCTGCGGGCGCTGAGCATCGGCTGCGCGCTCAACCTGGTGTTCGACGCCGCGAAACTCACGGCGGTGGTCGCCCGCTGGACGGGGCGCGACCTGGACTGGCTGAGCACCCATGTGGCGCCGCCCGTCGTGGCCGTGGCGGCCATCTTCATCGCGGTCGGCTTCATCCTGCCGCACGGCGGCCAGTACCTGCACGACCGCTGGCGGGTGCGGAGGAGCCACCTGCGGCTGCGGCCCCTGTACCGGCTGACCCGGGCCGTCGACGACTCCCGGGTCCCGTTCGCGCTGCGCGCCACCCCGGAACTGCGCCTCACCCGCCGCGAGACCTTCATCCGCGACGCCCTGCTCCGGCTGACCCGCCACCTCGACGAGGACCTGCGCCGCCGCGCGTACGACGCCGCCCTGGGCCTCGGCCACGAGCCCGGCCGCGCGAAGGTCCTCGCCGCCGCCGTCATGATCCAGGACGCGGTGGCCGCGCGGCAGCGGTCGCCCGACAGCGGGACACCGGCCAGGCTCACGGCCGGGCCCCTCGTCTTCCCGGACCGTTCGGCCTCCCCGGACCGTTCGGCCTTCCCCGAGTTGGCGGTTTCCAGAGTCCCCCTGGACCTGCTCCAGGACATCGAAGCCGTGTCCCTGGTGCTTCGCCAGCCCGTCGAGATCGAAGCGGTCCGCGCCCTCGCGGTCGCCTCCCCAACAGAGAGCGGTGTCCCCGCACATGAGTGA
- a CDS encoding histidinol-phosphate transaminase, with product MADNVTSLFRSTTAHSPSMAALTREGGDGAGPVDFCIPCNPYFPTPAMFDEMAGRLREIITYYPSSADTITAELCNLLQLPPQCVAMGNGSTELITWLDHLLVRESLAVPVPTFGRWTDQPMETGKRVDMFPLQESSGFALDLAQYAEFIRARGTRVAVICNPNNPDGGFLHRHALVQFMDAMADLDLIVIDESFLEFADAESEPSTVQDAVMRPNVVVLRSLGKNFGLHGIRFGYLVANPALAGKVRSMLPKWNLNSFAEHVVFMLKNHGAEYMESLHQVRRDRLDMARQLSALPGLTVYPSQGNFLFVRLPVGAEGTVVRDRLLSEHRILVRECGNKVGSSSRFLRLVVRPQVDVRRLVSGLESVLYGSRRGAAVPELSTGTSYSSGTAAVDRLMSESNGTGMQGIAAQAMSMPAPAPASSMQFATPPPAPAPAAPIQFTPPIPPPAPAAPIQFTPPIPAPAPAPAPAPAQTSMPAPAPIPVPAPMPAAPAASMPAPGLQPVIQTGMPGLAAAAQDRRSVGAAQGLTAAQVRGRTQPEPVEEPQGWPAAGAVYNQVG from the coding sequence ATGGCCGACAACGTCACCTCGTTGTTCCGCAGCACGACGGCGCACAGCCCCTCGATGGCGGCGCTGACGCGCGAGGGCGGCGACGGTGCGGGACCGGTGGACTTCTGTATCCCGTGCAACCCCTACTTCCCCACCCCCGCCATGTTCGACGAGATGGCGGGCAGGCTGCGGGAGATCATCACGTACTACCCGAGCAGCGCCGACACCATCACGGCCGAGCTGTGCAACCTGCTCCAACTGCCGCCGCAGTGCGTGGCGATGGGCAACGGCTCGACCGAACTCATCACGTGGCTCGACCACCTGCTGGTCCGGGAGTCCCTCGCCGTCCCCGTCCCCACCTTCGGCCGCTGGACCGACCAGCCGATGGAGACGGGCAAGCGCGTCGACATGTTCCCCCTCCAGGAGTCCAGCGGCTTCGCCCTGGACCTCGCGCAGTACGCCGAGTTCATCCGCGCCCGCGGCACCAGGGTCGCCGTCATCTGCAACCCGAACAACCCCGACGGCGGTTTTCTGCACCGGCACGCACTGGTGCAGTTCATGGACGCGATGGCCGACCTGGACCTGATCGTCATCGACGAGTCGTTCCTGGAGTTCGCCGACGCCGAGTCCGAGCCCAGCACGGTGCAGGACGCGGTGATGCGTCCCAACGTCGTCGTACTGCGCAGCCTCGGCAAGAACTTCGGTCTGCACGGCATCCGCTTCGGCTACCTGGTCGCCAACCCGGCGCTCGCCGGCAAGGTCCGCTCGATGCTGCCGAAGTGGAACCTCAACTCCTTCGCCGAGCACGTGGTGTTCATGCTGAAGAACCATGGCGCCGAGTACATGGAGAGCCTGCACCAGGTCCGCCGGGACCGCCTGGACATGGCCCGTCAGCTCTCCGCCCTCCCCGGTCTGACGGTGTACCCGTCGCAGGGGAACTTCCTCTTCGTGCGCCTGCCCGTGGGCGCCGAGGGCACCGTGGTCCGCGACCGGCTCCTCTCCGAGCACCGGATCCTGGTCCGCGAGTGCGGCAACAAGGTCGGCTCGTCCAGTCGCTTCCTGCGACTCGTGGTCCGGCCCCAGGTGGACGTGCGTCGCCTGGTGTCAGGCCTGGAGTCGGTTCTCTACGGGTCCAGGAGGGGAGCCGCCGTACCCGAGCTGAGCACCGGGACCAGCTACAGCTCGGGTACGGCGGCCGTGGACCGGCTGATGAGCGAGAGCAACGGCACCGGGATGCAGGGCATCGCCGCCCAGGCCATGAGCATGCCCGCCCCGGCCCCCGCGTCCTCCATGCAGTTCGCGACCCCGCCCCCGGCCCCGGCCCCGGCCGCCCCCATCCAGTTCACACCCCCCATCCCGCCCCCGGCCCCGGCCGCCCCCATCCAGTTCACACCCCCCATCCCGGCTCCGGCCCCGGCCCCGGCCCCGGCCCCGGCCCAGACTTCGATGCCCGCCCCGGCCCCGATTCCCGTCCCGGCTCCGATGCCCGCCGCGCCGGCCGCCTCGATGCCGGCCCCCGGCCTCCAGCCCGTCATCCAGACCGGCATGCCCGGCCTCGCGGCCGCCGCCCAGGACCGCCGCTCCGTGGGCGCCGCCCAGGGCCTCACCGCCGCCCAGGTGCGCGGCCGTACGCAGCCGGAGCCGGTGGAGGAGCCGCAGGGGTGGCCCGCGGCGGGGGCGGTGTACAACCAGGTGGGGTGA
- a CDS encoding aldose epimerase family protein, giving the protein MKELFGKLADGTEIHRWSLENGGTRMKVLSYGGIVQSLRTPDREGRYADISLGFDTVEDYVAGSPYFGALIGRYGNRIGAGRFTLDGTEYRLSVNDGDNSLHGGAAGFDRAVWDVEPFTDGPDVGLRLSHTSADGEQGYPGTLDVRVTYTLTGRGAWRVDYEATTDKATVVNLTSHVYWNLAGEGSGSVHDHELTIAASRYTPVDSGLIPTGEPVEVAGTPFDFRTGKTVGADLREADRQLLYAKGFDHNWVLDKGATAGPEWVATLTDPASGRTLKIATTEPGLQFYSGNFLDGTLVGPTGRSYRQGDALCLETQHFPDSPNKPSYPSTLLRPGQTYRSTTIHSFT; this is encoded by the coding sequence GTGAAGGAGCTCTTCGGCAAGCTCGCCGACGGGACGGAGATCCACCGCTGGTCGCTGGAGAACGGCGGCACACGCATGAAGGTGCTGTCGTACGGCGGGATCGTGCAGTCCCTGCGGACCCCGGACCGCGAGGGCCGGTACGCCGACATCTCACTGGGCTTCGACACCGTCGAGGACTACGTCGCCGGCTCCCCCTACTTCGGCGCGCTGATCGGCCGGTACGGCAACCGGATCGGCGCGGGCCGGTTCACACTGGACGGCACGGAGTACCGGCTCTCCGTCAACGACGGCGACAACAGTCTGCACGGCGGGGCCGCCGGCTTCGACAGGGCCGTCTGGGACGTCGAGCCGTTCACCGACGGCCCGGACGTCGGCCTGCGCCTGAGCCACACCAGCGCCGACGGCGAGCAGGGCTATCCCGGCACGCTCGATGTGCGGGTCACCTACACCCTCACCGGGCGGGGCGCCTGGCGCGTCGACTACGAGGCCACCACGGACAAGGCCACCGTCGTCAACCTCACCAGCCATGTGTACTGGAACCTCGCGGGCGAGGGCAGCGGCTCGGTCCACGACCACGAACTGACCATCGCCGCCTCCCGCTACACCCCCGTCGACTCCGGTCTGATCCCCACCGGTGAGCCGGTCGAGGTCGCGGGCACCCCCTTCGACTTCCGCACGGGCAAGACGGTCGGCGCGGACCTCCGCGAGGCCGACCGGCAGCTGCTCTACGCCAAGGGCTTCGACCACAACTGGGTACTCGACAAGGGCGCGACGGCCGGTCCCGAGTGGGTCGCCACGCTCACGGACCCGGCGTCCGGCCGCACGCTGAAGATCGCCACGACCGAGCCCGGTCTGCAGTTCTACTCCGGGAACTTCCTCGACGGCACCCTGGTCGGACCCACCGGCAGGAGCTACCGGCAGGGCGACGCGCTGTGCCTGGAGACCCAGCACTTCCCGGACTCTCCGAACAAGCCGTCGTACCCGTCGACGCTGCTCCGACCTGGGCAGACGTACCGTTCCACGACGATCCACTCATTCACCTGA
- a CDS encoding transcriptional regulator → MPVLPDTLAETLTRLDARIAGTGADRDRLLGVRALAERTALGEDEVRALLDGVEPPADRVDDRVRGRVRALHEAYVARSGKRAGEVGKEVAARLAISPEWARQLLLGRKMPNVPDLTRLAEFFGIEEGVRFFTDPAATVLNRELGRVLAALEYEARDADDGPLLEFATRHGVVTLALRGHRLTRRKQEALAVMLEGLLDVDDVEEAR, encoded by the coding sequence GTGCCCGTGCTGCCCGACACCCTCGCCGAGACCCTGACACGACTCGACGCCCGCATCGCCGGGACCGGTGCCGACCGGGACCGGCTCCTCGGCGTACGAGCGTTGGCGGAACGCACCGCCCTCGGCGAGGACGAGGTGCGGGCGCTGCTCGACGGGGTCGAACCGCCGGCCGACCGGGTCGACGACCGGGTGCGCGGGCGGGTACGGGCGCTGCACGAGGCGTATGTCGCGCGGAGCGGGAAGCGGGCCGGCGAGGTCGGCAAGGAGGTCGCGGCGCGGCTCGCGATCAGCCCCGAGTGGGCCCGGCAGCTGCTGCTCGGCAGGAAGATGCCGAACGTGCCCGACCTGACCCGACTCGCCGAATTCTTCGGGATCGAGGAGGGTGTCCGGTTCTTCACCGACCCGGCCGCCACCGTCCTGAACCGGGAACTCGGGCGCGTTCTGGCGGCACTTGAGTACGAGGCGCGCGACGCGGACGACGGGCCGCTGCTCGAGTTCGCCACCCGGCACGGGGTCGTCACGCTCGCGCTGCGCGGCCATCGGCTGACCCGCCGCAAGCAGGAGGCCCTCGCCGTCATGCTCGAAGGGTTGCTCGACGTCGACGACGTGGAGGAGGCCCGGTGA
- a CDS encoding SMP-30/gluconolactonase/LRE family protein, translating into MSAYTDFEIAVREYATLGEGPTWDADAQRLIWIDILGSRVHTYDPASGRRTVLVTEQHVGAAKPRVGGGLVLNLRDGVGLHDPDGGFRWLHHEPVPGRRANDAAVAPDGSLFAGTMRYDEAPGGGTLARFTAGGLARTVLDDVAVSNGTGWSPDGRLMYYIDSPTRRIDVFDHAETEGGRFPADRRPFVTVEDGAGFPDGLTVDAEGCVWVALWEGGAVRRYTPSGELDRVISLPTPRPTACAFGGADLTDLYITTARTGTETPHPLSGSLLVVRGAGKGLPQPAFAG; encoded by the coding sequence ATGAGCGCGTACACGGACTTCGAGATCGCCGTACGGGAGTACGCGACCCTCGGCGAGGGCCCCACCTGGGACGCCGACGCCCAGCGGCTGATCTGGATCGACATCCTCGGCTCCCGGGTCCACACGTACGACCCGGCGTCCGGCCGCCGCACGGTCCTCGTCACCGAACAGCACGTCGGCGCCGCCAAGCCCCGCGTGGGCGGCGGCCTCGTCCTCAACCTGCGGGACGGCGTCGGGCTGCACGACCCCGACGGCGGTTTCCGCTGGCTGCACCACGAGCCGGTCCCCGGCCGCCGCGCCAACGACGCGGCCGTCGCCCCCGACGGCTCCCTCTTCGCGGGCACCATGCGCTACGACGAGGCGCCGGGCGGCGGCACCCTGGCCCGCTTCACCGCCGGCGGCCTCGCACGGACCGTCCTCGACGACGTCGCCGTCAGCAACGGCACCGGCTGGAGCCCGGACGGACGGCTGATGTACTACATCGACTCGCCGACCCGCCGGATCGACGTCTTCGACCACGCGGAGACAGAGGGTGGCCGGTTCCCCGCGGACCGGCGGCCGTTCGTGACCGTCGAGGACGGCGCCGGTTTCCCCGACGGCCTCACCGTCGACGCCGAGGGCTGTGTCTGGGTCGCCCTGTGGGAGGGCGGCGCCGTCCGCCGCTACACCCCGTCCGGCGAGCTGGACCGGGTGATCAGTCTCCCCACGCCCCGCCCCACGGCCTGCGCCTTCGGCGGCGCCGACCTCACCGACCTGTACATCACCACCGCCCGCACGGGCACAGAGACCCCGCATCCGCTGTCGGGTTCCCTGCTGGTGGTGCGGGGCGCGGGCAAGGGCTTGCCACAGCCGGCGTTCGCGGGCTGA
- a CDS encoding IclR family transcriptional regulator, translated as MGRLVPAVTRALDILELFLDGDGTLSAPDIVRKLQLPRTTVHELVTTLAARGYIVPVQGQPGRYRLGVRPYQLGSRYAEQLDLAAEGLQVARSVAETCDETVHVAILEYTDVIYIAKVDSTHAVRMVSAAGRRLPAHCTSVGKMLLASLPEVELSARIPDDADLLAMTPNSITDPAALREALARIRERGLAVENRESNPDVSCVAAPVRDRTGRVVAALSISVPMIRWSDERRVELEQLAVKGAAELSERLGHRSVA; from the coding sequence GTGGGACGCCTAGTACCTGCCGTGACCCGGGCGCTCGACATATTGGAGCTCTTCCTGGACGGGGACGGCACACTCTCCGCCCCCGACATCGTGCGCAAGCTCCAGCTGCCGCGCACCACGGTGCACGAGCTGGTCACCACGCTCGCCGCCCGGGGGTACATCGTCCCGGTGCAGGGGCAGCCGGGCCGCTACCGCCTCGGGGTCCGCCCGTACCAGCTCGGCAGTCGCTACGCCGAGCAGCTGGACCTGGCCGCCGAGGGCCTGCAGGTCGCCCGGTCCGTCGCCGAGACCTGCGACGAGACGGTGCACGTGGCGATCCTGGAGTACACGGACGTCATCTATATCGCCAAGGTGGACTCCACTCACGCCGTGCGCATGGTCTCCGCCGCGGGCCGCCGCCTCCCGGCGCACTGCACCTCCGTCGGCAAGATGCTCCTCGCCTCCCTTCCCGAGGTCGAGCTGAGCGCCCGGATCCCGGACGACGCCGACCTGCTCGCCATGACCCCCAACAGCATCACCGACCCGGCCGCCCTGCGCGAGGCCCTGGCCCGGATCCGTGAGCGGGGTCTCGCCGTGGAGAACCGCGAGTCCAACCCGGACGTCTCCTGCGTCGCCGCCCCGGTCCGCGACCGTACGGGCAGGGTCGTCGCGGCGCTCTCCATCTCCGTCCCCATGATCCGCTGGAGCGACGAGCGCCGCGTCGAGCTGGAGCAGCTCGCCGTCAAGGGTGCCGCGGAGCTGTCCGAGCGCCTCGGCCACCGGAGCGTGGCATGA
- a CDS encoding alpha-N-arabinofuranosidase, with protein MSRTARFTLDPAFTVGEVNPRLFGSFVEHLGRCVYTGVYEPDHPAADEAGLRTDVLDLVRELGVTTIRYPGGNFVSGYKWEDSVGPVEDRPRRLDLAWRSTETNRFGLSEYIAFLRKIGPHAEPMMALNLGTRGVAEALELQEYANHPAGTALSDLRAAHGDKDPFGINLWCLGNEMDGPWQTGHKTATEYGRIAAETARAMRQIDPGVELVACGSSSQSMPTFAEWEATVLAETYDLVDYISLHAYYWPTDGDFDSFLASAVDMESFIENVVATADHVGAKLKSKKKINLSFDEWNVWYLQEWEDSAKADPLNWPEAPRLLEDNYSVMDAVVFGSLLIALLRHADRVTVACLAQLVNVIAPIMTEPGGPAWRQTTFFPFAQAAKYGRGEVLDVRVDSPTYETKKYGEADLLHATAVRAEDGSVTVFAVNRGRTDALPLEVALNGLEPTRVVEHSVLADADPDARNTLAEPERVAPHAGEGASLQDGVLSAVLEPLSWNVIRLG; from the coding sequence ATGTCCCGCACAGCCAGGTTCACCCTCGACCCCGCCTTCACCGTCGGCGAGGTCAACCCCCGACTTTTCGGCTCCTTCGTCGAGCACCTCGGCCGCTGCGTGTACACCGGGGTGTACGAGCCGGACCACCCGGCGGCCGACGAGGCCGGTCTGCGCACCGACGTGCTGGATCTGGTCCGGGAGCTGGGCGTCACCACGATCCGCTATCCCGGCGGCAACTTCGTCTCCGGCTACAAGTGGGAGGACTCCGTCGGCCCCGTCGAGGACCGCCCGCGCCGCCTCGACCTCGCCTGGCGCTCCACCGAGACCAATCGCTTCGGCCTGTCCGAGTACATCGCCTTCCTCAGGAAGATCGGCCCCCACGCCGAGCCCATGATGGCCCTCAACCTGGGCACGCGCGGTGTCGCCGAGGCCCTCGAACTCCAGGAGTACGCCAACCACCCCGCCGGCACCGCCCTCTCCGACCTCCGGGCCGCCCACGGCGACAAGGACCCCTTCGGCATCAACCTCTGGTGCCTGGGCAACGAGATGGACGGCCCCTGGCAGACCGGCCACAAGACGGCGACGGAGTACGGCCGCATCGCCGCCGAGACCGCCCGCGCGATGCGCCAGATCGACCCCGGCGTCGAACTCGTCGCCTGCGGCTCCTCCAGCCAGTCCATGCCGACGTTCGCCGAGTGGGAGGCGACGGTCCTGGCGGAGACGTACGACCTCGTCGACTACATCTCCCTGCACGCCTACTACTGGCCCACCGACGGCGATTTCGACTCCTTCCTCGCCTCCGCCGTCGACATGGAGTCCTTCATCGAGAACGTGGTCGCCACCGCCGACCACGTGGGTGCGAAGCTCAAGTCCAAGAAGAAGATCAACCTCTCCTTCGACGAGTGGAACGTCTGGTACCTCCAGGAGTGGGAGGACTCCGCCAAGGCCGACCCGCTGAACTGGCCCGAGGCACCGCGCTTGTTGGAGGACAACTACAGCGTCATGGACGCGGTCGTCTTCGGCTCGCTGCTCATCGCCCTGCTCCGGCACGCCGACCGCGTCACCGTGGCCTGCCTCGCCCAGCTCGTCAACGTCATCGCGCCGATCATGACCGAGCCGGGCGGGCCGGCCTGGCGGCAGACGACGTTCTTCCCGTTCGCCCAGGCCGCGAAGTACGGGCGGGGGGAGGTCCTCGACGTACGGGTGGACTCGCCGACGTACGAGACGAAGAAGTACGGCGAGGCGGATCTGCTGCACGCGACGGCCGTGCGGGCCGAGGACGGGTCGGTGACCGTGTTCGCGGTCAACCGGGGTCGCACGGACGCGCTGCCGCTGGAAGTCGCGCTGAACGGCCTGGAGCCGACCCGGGTCGTGGAGCACAGTGTGCTGGCGGACGCGGACCCGGACGCGCGGAACACGTTGGCGGAGCCCGAGCGGGTCGCCCCGCACGCGGGTGAGGGGGCTTCACTTCAGGACGGTGTGCTGAGCGCGGTTCTCGAGCCGCTGTCGTGGAACGTGATCCGGCTGGGCTGA